A genome region from Streptomyces sp. NBC_01296 includes the following:
- a CDS encoding PaaX family transcriptional regulator, with protein MSDSPLRPSSLINTVYGAFLRRLGGWISIADLITLMGELDVDGPAVRSAISRLKKRGVLEPERRGATGYRLSPAVHPVFDEGDRRIFASLEPADLADGWAMAVFSVPESERSHRYQLRTRLTWLGFGNIAPGVWLAPGRLLEDARGMLVRLGLSEYVHLFAADYAAFSDLAQTVSEWWDFPAIQTQYAAFTDTYAPVAERLAAEGEPGPAEAFRHYVPLLTQWRRLPYLDPGLPTELLPADWNAVAARQVFQQLHAVLLDPSLHHVREVTGLEADTA; from the coding sequence ATGTCGGACAGCCCCCTCAGGCCCAGCTCGTTGATCAACACGGTCTACGGAGCGTTCCTGCGCCGCCTCGGCGGCTGGATCTCCATCGCGGACCTGATCACGCTGATGGGCGAGCTGGACGTCGACGGCCCGGCGGTGCGGTCGGCGATCTCGCGGCTCAAGAAGCGCGGCGTCCTCGAACCGGAGCGCCGGGGTGCCACCGGCTACCGGCTCAGCCCGGCCGTGCACCCCGTCTTCGACGAGGGCGACCGCCGCATCTTCGCCAGCCTCGAACCCGCCGACCTGGCCGACGGCTGGGCCATGGCGGTGTTCTCCGTACCGGAGTCCGAGCGCTCCCACCGCTACCAGCTGCGCACCCGGCTGACCTGGCTCGGCTTCGGCAACATAGCCCCGGGCGTGTGGCTGGCCCCGGGGCGGCTGCTCGAAGACGCCCGCGGCATGCTCGTACGGCTCGGCCTCAGCGAGTACGTGCACCTGTTCGCCGCCGACTACGCCGCCTTCAGCGACCTGGCGCAGACGGTGAGCGAGTGGTGGGACTTCCCGGCGATCCAGACGCAGTACGCGGCCTTCACCGACACCTACGCCCCCGTCGCCGAGCGCCTCGCGGCCGAGGGGGAGCCCGGCCCGGCGGAGGCGTTCCGCCACTACGTGCCGCTGCTCACGCAGTGGCGCCGCCTGCCGTACCTCGACCCGGGCCTGCCGACCGAACTCCTGCCGGCCGACTGGAACGCGGTGGCCGCCCGCCAGGTCTTCCAGCAGCTCCACGCGGTCCTGCTGGACCCGAGCCTGCACCACGTCCGGGAGGTCACGGGCCTGGAGGCGGACACCGCCTAG
- a CDS encoding maleate cis-trans isomerase family protein gives METEVPAILRARQAVLPDERFTFHSSRMRMTHVTPEQLKAMDADSDRCAVELSDARVDVLGYACLVAIMSMGLGYHRTSEQRLHTRTVENGAPAPVVTSAGALVHGLHTIGARKIALLAPYMRPLTRTVVDYLTHEGIEVLDYEALEIPDNLDVAAHDPAELPGLARALDYADADAVVLSACVQMPSLGAIEEAEQLLGKPVVSAAVCTAHQMLRALDLPAVAPGAGHLLSGAYAEAPLPQ, from the coding sequence ATGGAGACCGAGGTCCCCGCCATCCTGCGCGCCCGCCAGGCGGTCCTGCCCGACGAGAGGTTCACCTTCCACTCCAGCCGGATGCGCATGACCCATGTGACACCGGAACAGCTCAAGGCCATGGACGCCGACTCCGACCGCTGCGCCGTGGAACTGTCCGACGCCCGGGTCGACGTGCTCGGCTACGCCTGCCTGGTCGCCATCATGAGCATGGGCCTCGGCTACCACCGCACCTCCGAGCAGCGGCTGCACACCCGTACGGTCGAGAACGGCGCCCCCGCCCCTGTCGTCACCAGCGCGGGCGCCCTCGTCCACGGACTGCACACCATCGGCGCCCGCAAGATCGCGCTGCTCGCCCCGTACATGCGCCCGCTGACGCGGACCGTCGTGGACTACCTCACCCACGAGGGCATCGAGGTACTCGACTACGAGGCCCTCGAAATCCCGGACAACCTCGACGTGGCCGCCCACGACCCGGCCGAGCTGCCCGGTCTCGCCCGCGCGCTGGACTACGCGGACGCCGACGCGGTCGTGCTCTCCGCCTGCGTGCAGATGCCCTCCCTGGGCGCCATCGAGGAGGCCGAACAGCTCCTGGGCAAGCCGGTGGTGTCGGCGGCCGTCTGCACCGCCCACCAGATGCTGCGCGCCCTCGACCTGCCGGCGGTGGCCCCGGGGGCGGGACACCTGCTCTCCGGCGCGTATGCGGAGGCCCCGCTGCCGCAGTAG